The proteins below come from a single Campylobacter sp. CCUG 57310 genomic window:
- a CDS encoding putative DNA-binding domain-containing protein, with the protein MSVNKSQSKFFKEITKQIKVSSQGTKLYTELIFNRFYEVLTNANPILFSVIGEDKFKKEVSKFIACGYAKTTLIWQLPKDFRKFIKEQKMLKEFPFVDDLLWLEFSEVELFMQDFSDFKFHKFNWQNRYKISKNAKVKILNYKVHLKEFDKKEKSYLLAYYDLKANQAVYREISNFMYDFLRNLKKFSASESLENLQNQYEFDKKAMKKELEISLKELCNLGILEQI; encoded by the coding sequence ATGAGTGTAAATAAGAGTCAAAGTAAATTTTTTAAAGAGATTACCAAGCAAATCAAGGTTTCCTCGCAAGGTACGAAGCTCTATACCGAGCTTATATTTAATAGATTCTACGAAGTTCTTACTAATGCAAATCCGATTTTGTTTTCTGTGATAGGTGAGGACAAATTCAAAAAAGAAGTTAGTAAATTTATAGCTTGCGGTTATGCTAAAACAACGCTTATTTGGCAGCTGCCCAAGGATTTTAGAAAATTTATAAAAGAGCAAAAGATGCTTAAAGAGTTTCCTTTTGTAGATGATCTTTTGTGGCTTGAGTTTAGTGAAGTAGAACTTTTTATGCAAGATTTTTCAGATTTTAAATTTCATAAATTTAACTGGCAAAATAGATACAAAATTTCAAAAAATGCTAAAGTAAAAATTTTAAACTACAAAGTGCATTTAAAAGAGTTTGATAAAAAAGAAAAAAGCTACTTACTTGCATATTATGACTTGAAAGCCAATCAAGCGGTTTATAGAGAAATTTCAAATTTTATGTATGATTTTTTAAGAAATTTGAAGAAATTTAGCGCTTCTGAGTCGCTTGAAAATTTACAAAACCAGTATGAATTTGATAAGAAAGCTATGAAAAAAGAGCTTGAAATTTCGCTAAAAGAGCTTTGCAATCTTGGAATTTTAGAGCAAATTTAA
- a CDS encoding HAD family hydrolase: protein MAKQNKIKAAIVYDFDGTLAQGNIQENSFLPSIGTSKDSFWKEVKQIAKANEMDEILAYMYLMISKASLNKAKYDKNSIRAHGESVVLFNGVEEYFGKINEYAKSKNIELEHYIISSGTKEMIEGTSIAKNFKYIYASSYFYDQHDIPIWPAMAINYTTKTQFLFRINKGIDNAWDNSLINKYVDEEQREIPFSRMIYIGDG from the coding sequence ATGGCTAAGCAAAATAAAATTAAAGCGGCGATAGTTTATGATTTTGACGGGACTTTAGCTCAAGGCAATATACAAGAAAACTCATTTTTGCCTAGTATCGGCACAAGCAAAGATAGCTTTTGGAAAGAGGTAAAGCAGATAGCCAAAGCAAACGAGATGGACGAAATTTTAGCTTATATGTATCTTATGATCTCAAAAGCGTCGCTAAATAAAGCTAAATACGACAAAAACAGTATAAGAGCGCACGGAGAAAGCGTTGTGTTGTTTAACGGAGTTGAAGAGTATTTTGGCAAGATCAACGAGTATGCAAAAAGCAAAAATATCGAGCTTGAGCACTACATCATATCTTCGGGCACCAAAGAAATGATAGAGGGCACCTCTATAGCTAAAAATTTCAAATACATCTACGCTTCATCGTATTTTTACGATCAGCACGATATACCTATCTGGCCTGCGATGGCTATAAACTACACGACAAAGACGCAGTTTTTATTTAGGATAAATAAAGGCATTGATAACGCATGGGACAACTCTTTGATCAACAAATACGTAGACGAAGAGCAAAGAGAAATTCCTTTTAGCAGGATGATTTACATAGGCGATGGATAG
- a CDS encoding DUF2625 family protein, translating to MKTLKELVNLREPGMKLIKQFSSQARNSYEFLPRDEKRAENELLSLQVTTRSPMGALVYESGGLIINHGWVRVFGSGCEKMKRSIVLFNKSVQDEFRPLNAPYLLIADDVLGGNFAINAGGLGKDAGKIYYFAQDSLEWQGLGISYSEFINWVFNGDLEKFYEGFFFENWREEVRAISFDEVFAFMPFLWTKEGANINSVSKRAVSAEENFRLTLEFANSLKR from the coding sequence TTTACGTGAGCCCGGAATGAAACTTATAAAACAATTCTCAAGTCAGGCTAGAAATAGTTACGAATTTTTACCTCGCGATGAAAAAAGAGCGGAAAATGAGCTGCTTAGCTTGCAAGTAACTACTCGTTCGCCTATGGGAGCGCTTGTTTATGAAAGTGGCGGGCTTATCATAAATCACGGTTGGGTGAGAGTGTTTGGCTCGGGTTGTGAAAAGATGAAGCGCAGTATAGTTTTGTTTAATAAGTCCGTACAAGATGAATTTAGACCATTAAATGCGCCTTATTTACTTATAGCCGATGACGTGCTTGGCGGAAATTTTGCGATAAACGCCGGTGGGCTTGGTAAAGATGCGGGTAAAATTTACTATTTTGCTCAAGATAGCTTAGAGTGGCAAGGTCTTGGCATTAGCTACTCGGAGTTTATAAATTGGGTTTTTAACGGTGATTTGGAGAAATTTTATGAAGGATTTTTCTTTGAAAATTGGCGAGAAGAGGTTAGGGCTATAAGTTTTGATGAGGTATTTGCCTTTATGCCGTTTTTGTGGACTAAAGAGGGTGCTAACATAAATAGTGTTAGTAAACGAGCAGTTAGTGCAGAGGAAAATTTTCGTTTGACGCTTGAATTTGCAAATAGTTTAAAGAGGTAA
- a CDS encoding DUF692 domain-containing protein, with protein MQNITKCGLGLRREHLSDIIKSGFKPDFWEVTPENWFFIPHAHRENFEKIAYDNLLVAHSVTLSIGSDTKPSKKYLKNLKAFLDRYDIKFYSDHISFSTLNAHHTHELLPLPLTHEMLNLLCERVEYVQNELKREVILENATYYYTLECEMSETEFTNSLMKKSGAKLLLDVNNVYVNSVNHKFDPYKFIDELDLSKLAYIHVAGHMDDREYKMLVDTHGGDICDEVWQLLSYTLKKQKAPCMIERDNQIPLLAELVAEYEKMREIWKNA; from the coding sequence ATGCAAAATATCACAAAATGTGGACTCGGACTTAGGCGCGAGCATCTAAGTGATATTATAAAAAGCGGATTTAAGCCTGATTTTTGGGAGGTAACTCCTGAAAATTGGTTTTTTATCCCACATGCCCATAGGGAAAATTTTGAAAAAATAGCTTATGACAATCTTCTTGTGGCTCATAGCGTAACACTATCTATCGGCTCTGATACAAAACCTAGCAAAAAATATCTAAAAAATTTAAAAGCTTTTTTGGATAGATACGATATCAAATTTTACTCAGATCATATAAGTTTTTCTACGCTCAATGCTCATCATACGCACGAACTTTTGCCTCTCCCGCTCACTCACGAGATGCTAAATTTGCTTTGCGAGCGAGTTGAATATGTTCAAAATGAGCTAAAACGAGAAGTCATCTTAGAGAATGCTACTTATTATTACACTCTTGAATGCGAAATGAGTGAGACTGAATTTACGAATTCTTTAATGAAAAAAAGTGGCGCTAAGTTACTACTAGACGTAAATAACGTCTATGTAAATTCCGTAAATCATAAATTTGATCCATATAAATTCATAGATGAGCTTGATTTATCTAAACTTGCTTATATTCATGTGGCAGGACATATGGATGATCGTGAATACAAGATGCTTGTGGATACTCACGGTGGCGATATTTGCGATGAAGTTTGGCAACTGTTGTCTTACACACTCAAGAAACAAAAAGCTCCTTGTATGATAGAGCGTGATAATCAAATTCCTCTTCTTGCCGAGCTTGTTGCGGAGTATGAAAAAATGCGTGAAATTTGGAAAAATGCATGA
- the purM gene encoding phosphoribosylformylglycinamidine cyclo-ligase has product MISYKDAGVDIDAGNSFVEKIKPYVKSTFTPLVLGGIGSFSGAIKLPSGYKNPAILGATDGVGTKLRLAIDADKFDTVGQDLVAMCVNDLICNFATPLFFLDYYATAKLDINSAAQVVKGIAEGCKLAQCALIGGETAEMPSMYEGKDFDLAGFAVGMAEIDEIDRSKFVHEGDVIIALPSSGLHSNGFSLARRVVSELGLKFDDKIGDKTLIDTLLEPTRIYIKEFLSLKDKINALAHITGGGLVENLPRVFPDGLGAKIEKSAIKTPEIFKIIAQKVEPSEMMRTFNMGVGMVFIVSKDKVDSVLTDSDGYIIGEIIKGKGIGLV; this is encoded by the coding sequence ATGATAAGCTATAAAGACGCAGGAGTTGATATTGACGCCGGAAACAGCTTCGTAGAAAAGATCAAGCCATATGTAAAATCAACTTTTACGCCGCTAGTTTTAGGCGGTATCGGGTCGTTTTCAGGAGCTATAAAACTGCCAAGCGGATACAAAAATCCCGCCATATTAGGAGCTACGGACGGAGTTGGCACAAAACTAAGGCTTGCGATTGATGCGGATAAATTTGACACAGTCGGGCAAGACTTGGTTGCAATGTGCGTGAACGACCTGATTTGCAACTTCGCCACGCCGCTTTTTTTCTTAGACTACTACGCAACGGCAAAACTTGACATAAATAGCGCGGCGCAAGTAGTAAAAGGGATCGCCGAGGGTTGTAAACTAGCTCAGTGCGCACTCATAGGCGGAGAAACTGCAGAGATGCCTTCGATGTATGAGGGCAAGGACTTTGACTTAGCGGGCTTTGCGGTAGGAATGGCGGAGATAGACGAGATCGATAGAAGTAAATTTGTCCATGAAGGAGACGTCATAATCGCACTTCCTAGCAGCGGTCTTCACTCTAACGGCTTTTCGTTAGCAAGGAGGGTTGTTAGTGAGTTAGGGCTTAAATTTGACGATAAAATCGGCGATAAAACACTTATAGATACGCTTTTAGAGCCTACTAGAATTTATATAAAAGAATTTTTAAGTCTAAAAGATAAAATAAACGCCCTAGCACACATAACAGGCGGTGGCTTAGTCGAAAACTTGCCTCGCGTTTTCCCTGACGGACTTGGCGCAAAGATAGAAAAATCAGCTATCAAAACGCCTGAAATTTTTAAAATCATCGCTCAAAAAGTAGAGCCGTCCGAGATGATGAGAACCTTTAATATGGGCGTAGGTATGGTATTTATAGTTAGCAAAGACAAAGTTGACAGTGTGCTGACAGACTCTGACGGCTACATAATCGGAGAAATCATTAAAGGTAAAGGTATAGGGCTAGTATAA
- a CDS encoding pyridoxamine 5'-phosphate oxidase family protein, translating to MRRKDRNLCDEEALEIIDNSEYAVISCVDESGGVFSIPISIAREGMSVYIHGAVAGSKARLFKDGKDVKMVCVSYNKVPKHTEAEFEAMKDDGARLGSRVFTTEYKSAIAETKAYLVAEDTKKIKALRLLCEKYTPEYMSAFETAAYHGLNHLYIYELKIKSLSAKAKIL from the coding sequence ATGCGTAGAAAAGATAGAAATTTATGCGACGAAGAGGCGCTTGAGATAATCGATAACAGCGAATATGCCGTTATAAGCTGCGTAGATGAGAGCGGTGGAGTATTTTCTATACCTATCTCTATAGCAAGAGAAGGCATGAGTGTCTATATACACGGCGCGGTTGCAGGCTCAAAGGCTAGGCTTTTTAAAGACGGCAAAGATGTTAAGATGGTGTGCGTGTCGTATAATAAAGTTCCAAAGCATACCGAGGCTGAATTTGAGGCGATGAAGGATGATGGAGCGAGACTTGGAAGTAGAGTCTTTACTACCGAATACAAAAGCGCGATAGCTGAGACTAAGGCTTATCTTGTCGCTGAGGATACTAAGAAAATCAAAGCTTTACGACTTCTTTGTGAAAAATATACGCCTGAATATATGAGTGCGTTTGAAACTGCGGCGTATCACGGGCTAAATCATCTTTATATTTACGAACTTAAAATAAAATCTCTAAGCGCCAAGGCTAAAATTTTGTAA
- a CDS encoding TonB-dependent receptor yields the protein MHKFSKIAAIMLLGASVSLVQGADVKNIRAKRMHTNSTLGTAQLDMVSVTANRSETDVAKYAGQVSVINQNDLAKSPSIIENIAKIPGVQTGLDYGRQVGQSFNIRGFGYQTEARVIIEQDGIKRSPSLFSNQISSFRVDNDLLKRVEVVKGGSSVLHGSGAIGGIVSMQTKDVGDFINPDGSYGVMIGHRQESNNMNSNRAAIAVKPTENFGILIYGKHADFGIMKMAKDGQRGGTKYAVNDERINTVFAKAQWDITDEHGLDFSVYNYHENFVSPWQSLFWSEPGFAPTIGQLKQRDYKVEYKYLPINNPWINFSAEYYNSSAQNHRIRSATGRRAFVNDYTNKDDRWGINLKNESFLNTASLEHRLVVGADYEQRKENAIFVADGELLDFGSFPNFYKDFGIYVQDVIDFSRLELTLGGRFDRFKRGVKLEGREPYSESRFSPKIAMAYEIFDGLNLLAGYAETFRGPTPNETAAAGPLNPHYYYLPNNSLKPEIAKEFEVGFSVDKENLLDNDRFYLKTTYYNGNIKDMIAIKEHPELGNPPFDPTAPNRIYARYENIDNAKRYGYEIESRYDINNLSFNLGYDHTKVYDKKTKKRISVYADKLIFGVNYLYAPWYLNLGADVNYWFKPKRDQWQIVSRGETYIFHNEKFMIVNLRGSWAPKNFDSKLLNQGFKISFGVNNIFNKEYMHTREFVDSSRVGKGRNFYIDFEKKF from the coding sequence ATGCATAAATTTAGCAAGATAGCAGCTATCATGCTTTTGGGTGCGTCTGTTTCTTTAGTACAAGGTGCGGATGTAAAAAATATTCGTGCAAAACGCATGCATACAAATTCTACGTTAGGTACGGCTCAGCTTGATATGGTATCCGTTACCGCAAACAGAAGTGAAACCGATGTGGCTAAGTATGCGGGGCAAGTTAGTGTTATAAATCAGAATGATTTAGCAAAATCACCATCCATTATAGAAAATATCGCAAAGATACCAGGTGTTCAGACAGGACTTGATTATGGAAGACAAGTCGGCCAGTCTTTTAATATTCGCGGATTTGGCTATCAAACCGAAGCAAGGGTTATAATAGAACAAGATGGCATAAAGCGCTCTCCTTCTTTATTTTCAAACCAGATTTCAAGTTTTCGTGTAGATAATGATCTTTTAAAGAGAGTTGAAGTAGTAAAAGGTGGCTCGTCAGTTCTTCATGGAAGCGGTGCGATAGGCGGTATCGTAAGTATGCAAACAAAAGATGTGGGTGATTTTATAAATCCTGATGGCAGTTATGGTGTAATGATCGGACATAGGCAAGAAAGCAATAATATGAATTCAAACCGTGCTGCAATTGCTGTAAAACCTACTGAAAATTTTGGAATTTTGATTTATGGCAAGCATGCTGATTTTGGTATTATGAAAATGGCAAAAGACGGACAAAGAGGCGGCACAAAATATGCAGTAAATGATGAGCGTATCAATACTGTATTTGCAAAAGCACAATGGGATATAACTGATGAGCATGGACTTGATTTTAGTGTATATAACTATCATGAAAATTTTGTTAGTCCTTGGCAATCGCTTTTCTGGAGTGAGCCGGGATTTGCTCCAACTATTGGTCAACTAAAACAACGCGACTATAAAGTTGAGTATAAATATCTTCCGATAAATAATCCTTGGATAAATTTTAGTGCGGAGTACTATAATTCATCAGCACAAAATCACAGAATCAGATCTGCTACCGGTCGAAGAGCCTTTGTAAATGACTATACAAATAAAGATGATAGATGGGGTATAAATTTAAAAAATGAAAGCTTTTTAAATACCGCTTCTTTAGAGCATAGGCTTGTTGTTGGTGCGGATTATGAACAACGAAAAGAAAATGCTATATTTGTAGCTGATGGAGAGTTGCTTGATTTTGGATCGTTCCCTAATTTTTATAAAGATTTTGGAATTTATGTTCAAGACGTGATTGATTTTTCGAGATTAGAACTAACTCTCGGAGGAAGATTTGATAGATTTAAACGTGGCGTAAAGCTTGAAGGAAGAGAGCCTTATTCTGAATCTAGATTCTCGCCAAAAATTGCTATGGCTTATGAAATTTTTGACGGCTTGAATTTGCTCGCAGGATATGCCGAAACATTTAGAGGACCTACTCCAAATGAAACAGCGGCTGCAGGTCCTCTTAATCCTCATTATTATTATCTGCCGAATAATAGTTTAAAACCTGAAATCGCAAAAGAATTTGAAGTAGGCTTTTCTGTTGATAAAGAAAATTTGCTAGATAATGACAGATTTTATTTAAAAACCACTTATTATAACGGCAACATAAAAGACATGATCGCCATTAAAGAACATCCAGAGCTTGGGAATCCTCCTTTTGATCCTACTGCGCCAAACAGAATATATGCAAGATATGAAAACATAGACAATGCTAAACGATACGGATATGAAATAGAAAGCAGATATGATATAAATAATCTTAGTTTTAATTTAGGTTATGATCATACAAAAGTATATGATAAAAAGACTAAAAAAAGAATTTCTGTATATGCTGACAAGTTAATATTTGGAGTGAATTATTTATATGCTCCATGGTACCTTAATTTAGGAGCTGATGTAAATTACTGGTTTAAGCCAAAACGTGATCAATGGCAAATTGTATCAAGAGGTGAAACATACATTTTTCACAACGAAAAATTTATGATTGTGAACTTAAGAGGTTCTTGGGCGCCTAAGAATTTTGATAGTAAGTTACTAAATCAAGGATTTAAAATCAGTTTTGGAGTAAATAATATCTTCAACAAAGAGTATATGCACACAAGAGAATTTGTTGATTCAAGCAGAGTTGGCAAAGGCAGAAATTTTTATATCGACTTTGAAAAGAAATTTTAA
- the ung gene encoding uracil-DNA glycosylase yields MQIDINNVQIEAGWKKVLKQEFLSPYFAQIKQNLISALRLGRVYPPNSLIFNAFNLTPFDKVKVVILGQDPYHGAGQAMGLSFSVPNGVRVPPSLVNIYKEIYDDLGISEPNSGDLTYWAKQGVLLLNATLTVGAGQANSHANFGWQEFTDAAIRVVSDKKENVVFMLWGNPAKAKIPLIDANKHLVLTAAHPSPLARGAFFGSRHFSKCNDYLVSKGMSAIDWDLNNYKY; encoded by the coding sequence ATGCAGATAGATATTAATAACGTTCAGATCGAAGCGGGCTGGAAGAAGGTTCTCAAGCAAGAGTTTTTAAGTCCGTACTTCGCTCAGATAAAACAAAATTTGATAAGTGCTTTGAGATTAGGTAGGGTCTATCCGCCAAATTCGCTTATATTTAACGCTTTTAATTTAACGCCTTTTGATAAAGTGAAAGTCGTAATTCTCGGGCAAGATCCATATCATGGCGCAGGTCAGGCTATGGGGCTTAGTTTTAGCGTGCCAAACGGAGTGCGAGTGCCGCCGAGTCTGGTTAATATCTATAAAGAAATTTACGATGATCTTGGGATCAGCGAGCCAAATTCCGGCGATCTTACATATTGGGCGAAGCAAGGAGTGTTGCTTCTTAATGCGACTTTGACGGTTGGGGCAGGGCAAGCAAATTCGCATGCAAATTTTGGCTGGCAGGAATTTACCGATGCTGCTATAAGAGTCGTTAGCGATAAAAAAGAAAATGTAGTATTTATGCTTTGGGGGAATCCCGCAAAGGCTAAAATTCCTCTTATAGATGCTAACAAACACCTTGTACTAACGGCCGCTCATCCAAGTCCGTTAGCGCGTGGCGCGTTCTTTGGTTCGCGTCATTTTTCAAAGTGTAACGACTATCTTGTTAGCAAAGGCATGAGCGCGATTGATTGGGATTTGAATAATTATAAGTATTAA
- a CDS encoding replication-associated recombination protein A, protein MFALKFRPKTLDEICGQKDIVEIFKKFIANQKIPHSIFYGLAGCGKTSFARVVAGAMSYDFYEFDGGNLKIDEFRKILKNYENALNKPLFFIDEIHRLSKTQQEALLIPMENYKAIIIGASTENPYFTLSSGIRSRSMLFEFKPLNSVDFEKLLKRVSDEVEFQIDDDAKEYLFKSSGGDARSFLNLLEFALNLSPDITLENLKMLRANAVGEGISEDDTHYHLASAFIKSMRGSDENASIYYLARLIDAGESADFIARRMVIFASEDVGNANPNALNLATNTMIAVSKIGYPEARIILAQCAVYLACSPKSNSSYKAINEALKYVKDEPPLKIPPYLINTSPEAKDYLYPHSFGGWVEQKYLAKPLKFYESNGIGFEKTLEEWITKIKFKK, encoded by the coding sequence ATGTTTGCTCTTAAATTTCGACCTAAAACGCTCGATGAAATTTGCGGACAAAAAGATATCGTAGAGATTTTTAAGAAATTTATCGCAAATCAAAAGATCCCGCATAGTATATTTTACGGACTTGCGGGATGCGGTAAAACCAGCTTTGCAAGAGTCGTTGCTGGAGCGATGAGCTATGATTTTTATGAATTTGACGGCGGAAATTTAAAGATAGACGAGTTTCGCAAAATCCTAAAAAACTATGAAAACGCTTTAAATAAACCGCTGTTTTTCATTGACGAAATTCACCGCCTAAGCAAGACTCAGCAAGAAGCGCTACTAATCCCTATGGAAAATTACAAGGCGATCATAATAGGCGCAAGCACCGAAAATCCATACTTTACTCTTAGCTCGGGCATCAGAAGCCGCTCGATGCTTTTTGAGTTTAAGCCTTTAAATTCGGTTGACTTTGAAAAACTGCTTAAGAGAGTGAGTGACGAGGTGGAATTTCAAATAGATGATGACGCTAAAGAGTATCTGTTTAAAAGTAGCGGCGGAGATGCGAGAAGTTTTTTAAATTTGCTTGAATTTGCGCTAAATTTAAGTCCTGATATAACTCTTGAAAATTTAAAAATGCTTCGCGCTAACGCTGTTGGTGAAGGAATTAGCGAGGATGATACGCACTACCACTTGGCAAGCGCTTTTATAAAAAGCATGCGCGGAAGCGATGAAAACGCCTCTATATACTATCTTGCAAGGCTTATTGATGCCGGCGAAAGCGCTGATTTTATAGCTCGTAGGATGGTGATATTTGCAAGTGAAGATGTGGGCAATGCTAACCCAAATGCCTTAAATTTAGCCACTAACACGATGATTGCGGTTAGTAAAATCGGCTATCCCGAAGCGCGTATAATCTTAGCGCAATGCGCTGTTTATCTAGCCTGCTCGCCGAAATCAAATTCAAGCTACAAGGCTATAAATGAGGCTTTAAAGTATGTCAAAGATGAGCCGCCTCTTAAAATTCCTCCTTATCTTATAAACACTTCTCCTGAGGCGAAAGATTATCTGTATCCGCATAGTTTTGGCGGTTGGGTCGAGCAAAAGTATCTGGCAAAACCGCTTAAATTTTACGAAAGCAACGGCATAGGATTTGAAAAGACGCTTGAAGAGTGGATAACAAAAATAAAATTCAAAAAATAA